A DNA window from Helianthus annuus cultivar XRQ/B chromosome 15, HanXRQr2.0-SUNRISE, whole genome shotgun sequence contains the following coding sequences:
- the LOC110911330 gene encoding protein MIZU-KUSSEI 1: MRSIMAAKTPQDTSFSFSRRYFHWKKKDEGEDDEDETLHFRSSSLACVVTADDMNLDDHHLNVQAPQILHGAPRRKKHAIMPVSFLRSALTFGKSNKSKSRHKTKPSLGKTTKIVGTLFGYRSGHVHIAFQEDPKLGPAFLVELATPTSFLIREMASGLVRIALECDKKTANKKGFKLLDEPLWRTYCNGKKCGYAMRRDCGPDEWKVFNSVGPITMGAGVLPEGGGGGGGEGELMYMRASFERIMGSKDSEAYYMMNPENNGGPELSIYLIRV, from the coding sequence ATGAGGTCAATCATGGCTGCCAAAACCCCTCAAGACACTTCCTTTTCATTCTCAAGAAGATACTTCCACTGGAAAAAGAAAGATGAaggtgaagatgatgaagatgaaaccCTCCATTTTCGATCATCATCACTCGCCTGCGTTGTAACCGCGGACGACATGAATCTGGATGACCACCACCTTAACGTACAGGCGCCCCAGATACTACATGGGGCACCTCGGAGAAAGAAACATGCAATCATGCCGGTTTCTTTTCTCCGGTCGGCTCTTACTTTTGGTAAAAGTAACAAAAGTAAGAGCCGACATAAAACTAAACCTAGTTTAGGCAAAACAACAAAAATAGTCGGTACCCTTTTCGGGTATCGTAGTGGTCATGTCCACATCGCATTCCAAGAAGATCCGAAGCTGGGCCCGGCCTTTCTGGTCGAGCTAGCCACCCCAACCAGCTTCTTGATCCGAGAAATGGCATCCGGGTTGGTTCGGATCGCCTTGGAATGCGATAAAAAGACCGCGAACAAGAAGGGGTTTAAGCTGCTGGATGAGCCACTTTGGAGAACATATTGTAATGGCAAGAAATGTGGTTATGCAATGAGGCGTGATTGTGGGCCGGATGAATGGAAAGTGTTCAATTCTGTTGGGCCGATTACTATGGGCGCCGGAGTGTTGCCGGAGGGcggcggaggtggtggtggtgaaggagAGTTGATGTATATGAGAGCAAGTTTTGAGAGGATTATGGGGTCAAAAGATAGTGAAGCATATTACATGATGAATCCAGAAAACAATGGAGGACCAGAACTTAGTATTTATCTTATTAGAGTTTGA
- the LOC110909582 gene encoding phosphatidate cytidylyltransferase 1-like, with product MIKENDGSVPVTHTGRARRRRGSNEVPADVDQSNGTKLLPNDQNKYKSMLVRAYSTIWMIGGFIFVVYMGHLYIWAMIVIIQIFMAKELFNLLRKAHEDKQLPGFRLLNWHIFFTAMLFVYGRIQ from the exons ATGATAAAGGAAAATGATGGTTCTGTCCCCGTTACACACACGGGACGAGCCCGGCGCCGTAGAGGTTCAAATGAG GTTCCAGCTGATGTGGACCAATCAAATGGAACGAAGTTGCTACCAAATGATCAAAATAAGTATAAATCAATGTTGGTGCGTGCGTATTCAACTATCTGGATGATCGGTGGTTTTATATTTGTCGTCTACATGGGGCATCTTTATATATGGGCCATGATCGTCATAATACAAATCTTCATGGCGAAAGAGCTTTTTAATCTGTTAAGAAAAGCACATGAAGACAAACAGCTCCCTGGTTTCAGGCTATTAAATTG GCATATCTTCTTCACGGCGATGCTGTTTGTATATGGTCGGATTCAGTAG